The window TAAAGGAGCCATGTTGGGAATTTGGGAAAAACCAAAGCAAGAGATCGATATCAGACATTTTGCATTTAGGTGTGAGGTAGCTGATGTGCTCAATAAATCAGTTAGCTTTTTAGAGGAGCACAACCTGAAACCGTATAATTTTTTAAAAAGTGACAATGTGGTTCCAATGGTGTTTGCATGGATGCCTGCAATAGCCATTTATTTTAACGACCCGGATGGCCATGCATTAGAGTTTATTGCCATTTTACCTGGTAAGGGACGGCCAGAGCTGGGCGTTATTACTTATGAAAACTGGTTGATGGTATATCAATAACTAATCTTTTTGGCATACATATTAATCCACCGGGTACCTTTACTCCGTATAGCATCGTAAGTAATTTGTTGTATCTCATTTGTAAGCGCAGTTAACGCCAATCTATTTAGCAATAAGCGTGGGGCTGTTGCACGGTAACCATAAAAACGAATGCGGCTAATTGCTCCCGAACTGTTATCTGGTGGCAGCGGCTCATGGTAGGTAAAAACAAAACGGGGTGTTTTATTATCGTTAGAAACAACTGCATAATTTAAATAGAGCACCAGGTTTGCCTCTTGTGGCGAATTTACTAATTGTATACTTTGTTCCTTTTCCAGCTTTGTTGTTATAGCATTCGCCAGATCTTTTGGGATAGACATTAGCACATAAAACCTACCCCGTTTGGCCATCGGAGAGATTTCTCGATGTGGATTTAGCTGGTTGGTGTATAAAAAGGTTGAGCTGCTAATGTCAAAAGTCCAGTTAAAATAATCCTGGTAGCCTTTATTTTTAGTGTAAGGCAATATTTCTCTTTTGAATATACTTGTAAATTCTGCCGAATTAAGGTTCGAAGCAGGAATAAAAATTTTAAGTAAAGGAGCTGAAATTCTGTAGGGATCTGACCGCACAAATACATCTCCTTTTTTAACTATTAAAGCCGGATTTATTGTAGCTATTGAGCTATCGGCAAACACTTTTAAAATTGTAAGGCTAATTTTATTGTCTTTTGATTTAAAAACATTCCCGAAGGCGATTTCATCATTGTAGCCAGCATTAAGTGTAATTGTACTGCTGCCGATGTTTATGCAACTTGCCATAAACGAAGGAGTAACTTTTTGCAAGGGTAAGCCAATAAAATTGGTGTACCTTCTTAAACTATCGAAATGATAAGTTGGGTCTTGTTGCAAACGTTGCTTAATGTCGACCTCGTTTGTTATCCTGGATATCACTTCTGAAAAAGACAGGTCTACCTTAGTCCTTTCGAAAACGCTGATCAACGATTTGGTAAATGCACCATGCGACCGGCCCGATTCGTCATAAATTTCCAGCGCCTTTTCTGCATTTGTACAGGCCGAAAGTGAGGCAAAACGTGAGTTTTGGGTTTCTGATGGTCGCGGAATGTTGGCTGTATCGGCAATTGTTAGCGTAGTAGTCATATCAAAGGGGATGCTTCCGCGCGGAACATCCTTATTTCCCTCAATTTCGTTGTAACGATAACCATTGTGCATAGGTGGAGCCTCTTTACCCATGGCAATATTTCCGCTATAACAGCAATCGAATAGGGTGGTAAGGATTAATTTTTTTTCTACGAAGCGGTTAAACAAGATCTTTAAGGTATTGTCTTTTACCAAACATCCGTGGTTGGGTGCATAAAGGTTGCTCATGCAAATGGCTTGACTGTACCCCAGTTTGAAAGGGTTTTTTAAGGTTGCCGGATTATCGATGTAAACCCCATGACCACAAAAAAAGAAAACTACCGCATCACCTGCTTTGCCTTTATCCAATATCTCGAGCATTGCATCCGTCATGTTTTTTTCGGTAGCTGCAGCATTTAACAGCATGGTAATATTTTCTTTTGGAAAACTGAAACGGTTTAAAAGCAGTGATTTTATACTTAATGCATCGTTTACGCAACCTTTAAGGTTATGCCTGTTACTTTTTACTCCCGGAGCATCAAAATATTCATTTATACCTATAATAACGGCATATTTATTTTGGGCTCCACTATTTAGCGGTAAAAAGAAAATGAAAAATATTATTATGATCAGGAACTTGCGCATATCATTCATTTTTGATTAAATTTAGTTTTTAAATAGCTGATAATGAAAGAAGTAACTATTTTTTGTGCAGTATTCTTTACATGTTTTACAGTTTTTGCACAAACCAGGGAAGTAGATAGTTTATATGAAAATTTATCCTATCAGAAAACAGATACCGGCAGAGTTATTGCACTTTATAACCTCAGTTATTATTACCACAAGTACAAGCCCGATTCTGCCATGTTGCTGGCAAAACAGGCTTTTGATCTATCTAAAAAGATCAAATTTTTAAGGGGCG is drawn from Pedobacter sp. HDW13 and contains these coding sequences:
- a CDS encoding caspase family protein, with product MRKFLIIIIFFIFFLPLNSGAQNKYAVIIGINEYFDAPGVKSNRHNLKGCVNDALSIKSLLLNRFSFPKENITMLLNAAATEKNMTDAMLEILDKGKAGDAVVFFFCGHGVYIDNPATLKNPFKLGYSQAICMSNLYAPNHGCLVKDNTLKILFNRFVEKKLILTTLFDCCYSGNIAMGKEAPPMHNGYRYNEIEGNKDVPRGSIPFDMTTTLTIADTANIPRPSETQNSRFASLSACTNAEKALEIYDESGRSHGAFTKSLISVFERTKVDLSFSEVISRITNEVDIKQRLQQDPTYHFDSLRRYTNFIGLPLQKVTPSFMASCINIGSSTITLNAGYNDEIAFGNVFKSKDNKISLTILKVFADSSIATINPALIVKKGDVFVRSDPYRISAPLLKIFIPASNLNSAEFTSIFKREILPYTKNKGYQDYFNWTFDISSSTFLYTNQLNPHREISPMAKRGRFYVLMSIPKDLANAITTKLEKEQSIQLVNSPQEANLVLYLNYAVVSNDNKTPRFVFTYHEPLPPDNSSGAISRIRFYGYRATAPRLLLNRLALTALTNEIQQITYDAIRSKGTRWINMYAKKISY
- a CDS encoding VOC family protein, with translation MIKGLFETHIYVENLERSIDFYSQTLGLSQCHYEAERRIAFFWIGEPKGAMLGIWEKPKQEIDIRHFAFRCEVADVLNKSVSFLEEHNLKPYNFLKSDNVVPMVFAWMPAIAIYFNDPDGHALEFIAILPGKGRPELGVITYENWLMVYQ